A region of Anopheles merus strain MAF chromosome 2R, AmerM5.1, whole genome shotgun sequence DNA encodes the following proteins:
- the LOC121589540 gene encoding DNA topoisomerase 3-beta yields MKVALMVAEKPSLAASLASILSNGKCSVRKGSNSACSVHEWVGQFRGETTRFKMTSVCGHIMGLEFVGKYNSWDRVDPAELFACPTEKKESTPNLRMPYFLAQEARGCDYLILWLDCDKEGENICYEVMAAVSDSIHNVHSNRVTYRAKFSAITEKDIKYAMDNLIHPNENEAKSVDARQELDLRIGCAFTRFQTKFFQGKYADLDASLISYGPCQTPTLGFCVQRHDEIQTFKPETFWYVQVSVGESPEIKLEWHRVRVFEKEIACIYLNKVKEQKEAIVEAVSSKEQVRGRPQALNTVELMRAASAGLGIGPHTAMQIAEKLYTRGYISYPRTETTQYPTNFDLNGVVRLLQPSSEFGEEAKAIARDMTHPRKGNDAGDHPPITPMKLASRNELDGDSWRVYDYICRHFLGTISRDLKYRTHTTKFRIGGELFTATTSALIDPGFTKVMTWQAFGKNELVHQFAVNDKVKISDVRLVESQTGPPDYLTESELISLMEKHGIGTDASIPVHINNICQRNYVAIGSGRTLTPTNLGIVLVHGYQKIDPELVLPTMRSAVEQQLNLIAHGSADYRLVLKHAVEIFRLKFLYFVQNISNMDILFESTFSSLSSSGKSLSRCGKCRRYMKYIQSKPARLHCPTCDETYTLPVKGSIRVYRELKCPLDDFELVAWTNGAMGKAYPLCPYCYNHPPFRDMAKNSGCNNCPHPTCAHSLSLLGVSSCMECERGVLVLDSTMTPKTWRLVCNGLCDVIVNCFADAVKVTVEADSCEECGAQLVTAVYKQEKSPFKDEVTEKKGCIFCFAEFMPLVEKHKAVEMRRNHAGGRGGRGRGFRGRGGKGGRGRNKAPKDKMTQLANYFV; encoded by the exons ATGAAGGTTGCGCTAATGGTGGCCGAAAAGCCATCGCTAGCAGCCTCGCTAGCGAGCATCCTGAGCAACGGGAAGTGTTCGGTGCGAAAAG GTTCGAACAGTGCATGCTCGGTACACGAATGGGTGGGCCAGTTCCGGGGCGAAACGACGCGCTTCAAAATGACGTCCGTGTGCGGGCACATCATGGGGTTAGAGTTCGTCGGCAAGTACAACTCGTGGGACCGCGTCGACCCGGCCGAACTGTTCGCCTGCCCGACCGAGAAGAAGGAGTCCACCCCGAACCTGCGCATGCCGTACTTTCTCGCCCAGGAGGCGCGCGGCTGCGACTACCTCATACTGTGGCTCGATTGCGACAAGGAGGGCGAAAACATTTGCTACGAGGTGATGGCGGCCGTGTCCGACTCGATCCACAATGTGCATTCCAACCGGGTGACGTACCGGGCCAAGTTCTCCGCCATTACCGAGAAGGACATCAAGTACGCGATGGACAATCTGATCCACCCGAACGAAAACGAGGCGAAGTCGGTTGACGCACGGCAGGAGCTGGATTTGCGCATCGGTTGCGCGTTCACCCGCTTCCAGACCAAGTTCTTCCAGGGCAAGTATGCCGATCTGGACGCGTCGCTCATTTCGTACGGGCCGTGCCAGACCCCCACGCTTGGGTTTTGCGTCCAGCGGCACGACGAAATTCAAACGTTCAAGCCGGAAACGTTCTGGTACGTGCAGGTTTCGGTGGGCGAAAGTCCCGAGATCAAGCTGGAATGGCACCGCGTGCGCGTGTTCGAGAAGGAGATCGCTTGTATATATCTGAATAAGGTTAAAGAGCAGAAGGAAGCAAT CGTTGAAGCTGTTAGCTCGAAAGAGCAGGTCCGTGGACGTCCGCAAGCACTGAACACCGTCGAACTGATGCGTGCGGCCAGTGCAGGTTTGGGCATCGGTCCCCATACGGCGATGCAAATTGCTGAAAA ACTGTACACCCGAGGTTACATCAGCTATCCTCGAACAGAAACCACACAGTATCCAACCAACTTCGATCTAAA TGGAGTTGTACGACTATTGCAACCTTCGTCAGAGTTTGGCGAAGAGGCGAAGGCAATCGCCCGCGATATGACGCACCCGCGCAAGGGTAACGACGCCGGCGACCATCCACCGATCACGCCGATGAAGCTGGCCTCGCGCAACGAGCTCGACGGGGACAGCTGGCGCGTATACGACTACATCTGTCGCCACTTTCTCGGTACGATTTCGCGCGATCTAAAGTACCGCACGCACACGACCAAGTTCCGGATCGGGGGGGAACTGTTTaccgccaccaccagcgcCCTGATCGATCCCGGCTTTACCAAGGTAATGACGTGGCAAGCGTTTGGCAAGAACGAGCTCGTGCATCAGTTCGCGGTCAACGACAAGGTGAAGATCAGCGACGTGCGGCTGGTGGAGAGCCAAACGGGCCCGCCGGACTATCTGACCGAGTCCGAGCTGATCTCGCTGATGGAGAAGCACGGCATCGGTACGGACGCTTCGATCCCGGTGCACATCAACAACATCTGCCAGCGGAACTACGTGGCGATCGGAAGTGGCCGTACGCTCACACCGACCAACTTGGGCATTGTGCTCGTGCACGGATATCAGAAG ATTGATCCGGAGCTGGTCCTGCCCACGATGCGGTCCGCCGTCGAGCAGCAGCTGAATCTCATTGCCCACGGTTCCGCCGACTATCGGTTGGTGCTGAAGCACGCCGTCGAAATATTCCGCCTCAAGTTCCTTTACTTTGTGCAAAACATCAGCAACATGGACATACTGTTCGAGTCGACGTTCTCGTCGCTCAGCTCGTCCGGCAAATCGCTGTCGCGCTGCGGCAAGTGCCGCCGCTACATGAAGTACATACAGTCGAAACCGGCCCGCCTCCACTGCCCCACGTGCGACGAAACGTACACGCTGCCGGTGAAGGGTTCGATCCGCGTGTACCGCGAGCTCAAGTGCCCGCTGGACGATTTCGAGCTGGTCGCCTGGACGAACGGTGCGATGGGCAAGGCGTACCCGCTCTGCCCGTACTGCTACAATCATCCGCCGTTCAGGGATATGGCGAAGAACTCGGGCTGCAACAACTGTCCCCATCCGACCTGCGCCCACTCGCTGTCGCTGCTGGGCGTGTCGAGCTGCATGGAGTGCGAGCGGGGCGTACTGGTGCTCGACTCGACGATGACACCGAAAACGTGGCGCTTGGTTTGCAACGGTTTGTGTGACGTCATCGTTAACTGTTTCGCCGATGCGGTGAAAGTAACCGTGGAAG CTGATTCGTGTGAAGAGTGTGGCGCCCAGCTTGTGACAGCAGTCTACAAACAGGAAAAGTCCCCATTCAAGGACGAGGTTACGGAGAAGAAGGGTTGCATTTTCTGTTTCGCCGAATTTATGCCACTG GTTGAGAAGCACAAAGCAGTCGAGATGCGCCGAAACCATGCCGGTGGACGGGGCGGACGGGGCCGAGGTTTTCGCGGCCGAGGTGGCAAAGGAGGCCGGGGAAGGAACAAAGCACCCAAGGACAAGATGACACAGCTAGCGAACTATTTCGTGTAG
- the LOC121588070 gene encoding aldehyde dehydrogenase, mitochondrial, with protein MYRAVKLSSAFRALSAHCRNYSVPAPKSSPEILYTGIFINNEWHKSSTGKTFPTVNPSSEKVIAEIQQGTKADIDQAVVAARDAFKLGSPWRRMDASKRGQLLYRLADLMERDRVYLASLETLDNGKPYFMSYNVDVPMAISNLRYYAGWADKNHGKVIPMDGEFFVYTRHEPVGVCGQIIPWNFPILMAAWKFGPALATGNTVILKPAEQTSLTALYMAQLTKEAGFPPGVVNVVPGYGDAGAALVDHPDVDKVAFTGSTEVGKKIQQGSGLSNLKRTTLELGGKSPNIILSDADMKHAVETSHFGLFFNMGQCCCAGSRTFIEDKIYDEFVERSAERAKKRTVGNPFDLTTEHGPQVDRAQYDKILGLIDTGKQQGARLVAGGSKVPDLPGYFIQPTVFADVQDDMTIAQEEIFGPVQQLIRFKSLDEVIERANKTDYGLAAAVFSKDIDKVNYLVQGLRAGTVWVNTYNVLSAQAPFGGYKMSGHGRENGEYGLQAYTEVKSVITRIPVKNS; from the exons ATGTATCGTGCAGTGAAGCTGTCGAGCGCTTTCCGTGCACTGTCCGCACACTGCCGGAATTACTCGGTGCCGGCACCAAAGTCTTCTCCCGAGATCCTCTACACCGGG ATCTTTATCAACAATGAGTGGCACAAAAGCTCGACCGGAAAGACCTTCCCCACAGTCAACCCGTCCAGCGAGAAGGTGATCGCGGAGATCCAGCAGGGCACGAAAGCGGACATCGATCAGGCGGTGGTTGCGGCCAGAGATGCGTTCAA acTCGGATCGCCCTGGCGCCGGATGGATGCATCGAAGCGGGGTCAACTGCTGTACCGGCTGGCGGATTTGATGGAGCGCGATCGGGTGTACTTAGCG AGCTTGGAAACGCTGGACAATGGCAAACCGTACTTCATGTCGTACAACGTGGACGTGCCGATGGCGATCAGCAACCTGCGCTACTATGCCGGCTGGGCGGACAAAAACCACGGCAAGGTGATACCGATGGACGGTGAGTTCTTCGTCTACACCCGCCACGAACCGGTCGGTGTGTGCGGCCAGATCATCCCGTGGAACTTCCCGATCCTGATGGCGGCGTGGAAGTTCGGCCCGGCGCTGGCCACCGGCAACACCGTCATCCTGAAGCCGGCCGAACAGACCAGCCTGACCGCGCTGTACATGGCGCAGCTCACGAAGGAGGCCGGCTTCCCGCCCGGCGTGGTGAACGTGGTGCCCGGCTACGGTGATGCCGGTGCCGCCCTGGTCGACCATCCGGACGTCGACAAGGTGGCGTTTACCGGCTCGACCGAGGTGGGCAAAAAGATCCAGCAGGGCTCGGGGCTGAGCAATCTGAAGCGCACCACGCTCGAGCTCGGCGGCAAAAGCCCGAACATCATCCTGTCCGACGCGGACATGAAGCACGCGGTGGAAACGTCCCACTTCGGGCTGTTCTTTAACATGGGCCAGTGCTGCTGTGCCGGGTCGCGCACCTTCATCGAGGACAAAATCTACGACGAGTTTGTGGAGCGAAGCGCGGAGCGGGCGAAGAAGCGCACCGTCGGCAACCCGTTCGATCTGACCACCGAGCACGGTCCGCAGGTGGATCGGGCCCAGTACGACAAGATACTGGGGCTGATCGATACGGGCAAGCAGCAGGGCGCCCGGTTGGTGGCGGGCGGCAGCAAGGTGCCGGACCTGCCCGGCTACTTCATCCAGCCGACCGTGTTCGCGGACGTGCAGGACGACATGACGATCGCGCAGGAGGAAATCTTCGGCCCGGTGCAGCAGCTGATACGCTTCAAGTCGCTCGACGAGGTGATCGAGCGGGCGAACAAAACCGACTACGGGCTGGCCGCCGCCGTCTTCTCCAAGGACATCGACAAGGTGAACTATCTGGTGCAGGGGCTGCGGGCCGGCACCGTCTGGGTCAACACGTACAACGTGCTGTCGGCGCAGGCCCCGTTCGGTGGGTACAAAATGTCCGGCCACGGGCGCGAGAACGGCGAGTATGGGCTGCAGGCGTACACGGAGGTGAAGAGCGTCATTACCCGCATTCCGGTGAAGAATTCGTAA
- the LOC121588069 gene encoding PDF receptor isoform X2: MVSTNGGPSTVAAAVAAAGTAAATAAAAAAAAAAGSASTLSTTDATQLFINTTLDSCALKYEEFVIPNTVPYCNWTWDSILCWPPTPANLTIRQRCPPAHGIDTSKFAERRCSAEGQWEGKPGSPPTLHGWTNYTPCYSPEVIQLFRKLYASGSDDEANDKFDIAERTRTLETVGFSLSLVALIVSLVIFCKFRGLRNNRTRIHKNLFVAMVIQVVIRLTVYIDQAIIRSGGKKGNESSRQGIDNTLFLCEASYVLLEYARTCMFMWMFIEGLYLHNVVTVTVFQGRFPHKLYAIVGWGGPLILTVIWAIITAQYIRQQKCWWGYNLTPYYWILEGPRLAAVVLNFIFLLNIIRVLIVKLRQSHTSDVEQVRKAVRAAVVLVPLLGITNILNMTQAPLDKTALEFAIWSYVTHFLSSFQGFFIALLYCFLNGEVRTALMKSISVYLSLRGHHDWAIRRQSLFSAGYPTAPINETPHAGEPQRTSV; the protein is encoded by the exons ATGGTGTCAACAAACGGTGGCCCTTCtactgtcgctgctgctgttgccgctgccggtactgctgctgctactgcggctgccgctgctgctgctgctgcggcgggTTCCGCGTCCACCCTCAGCACCACTGATGCGACACAACTGTTCATCAACACAACGCTTGACTCATGTGCCCTTAAATATGAAGAGTTCGTTATACCGAATACAG TTCCTTACTGCAACTGGACCTGGGATAGCATACTATGCTGGCCCCCGACACCAGCCAATTTGACAATAAGACAGCGATGCCCTCCAGCACACGGAATCGATACCTCAA AGTTTGCCGAACGACGATGCAGTGCCGAAGGACAGTGGGAGGGCAAACCGGGCTCCCCGCCAACCCTTCACGGATGGACCAACTATACGCCCTGCTACAGCCCGGAAGTTATACAACTGTTTAGAAAGCTTTACGCCAGCGGCAGCGACGACGAAGCGAAT gacAAGTTTGACATTGCCGAGCGAACGCGCACACTGGAGACGGTGGGATTTAGTCTTTCACTAGTAGCGTTAATTGTTTCGTTAGTCATATTTTGTAAATTTCG CGGTCTGCGCAACAACCGGACGCGAATACACAAAAATCTGTTCGTTGCCATGGTGATACAGGTGGTGATCCGCCTGACCGTATACATTGACCAAGCGATCATACGCAGCGGTGGCAAGAAAGGCAACGAAAGCTCCCGCCAAGGAATCGATAACACT CTTTTCCTGTGCGAAGCGTCGTACGTGCTGCTGGAGTACGCCAGGACCTGCATGTTTATGTGGATGTTTATAGAGGGACTATATTTACACAACGTAGTGACGGTGACAGTATTCCAGGGAAGATTTCCCCACAAGCTTTACGCGATCGTCGGTTGGGGCGGCCCACTCATACTGACCGTCATCTGGGCCATCATAACCGCGCAGTACATCCGGCAGCAGAA ATGCTGGTGGGGATACAACTTGACGCCTTATTACTGGATTTTGGAAGGTCCAAGACTAGCAGCTGTCGTG ttaaatttcatatttctACTCAACATTATACGAGTGCTGATCGTGAAGCTGCGCCAAAGCCACACCAGCGACGTGGAGCAGGTCCGGAAAGCGGTCCGGGCGGCGGTCGTCCTCGTGCCGCTGCTCGGCATCACCAACATACTGAACATGACGCAGGCACCGCTCGACAAGACGGCCCTCGAGTTTGCCATCTGGTCGTACGTGACGCACTTTCTCAGCTCCTTCCAGGGATTCTTCATCGCGCTGCTGTACTGCTTCCTGAACGGGGAG GTACGGACGGCACTGATGAAAAGCATCAGCGTGTACCTGTCGCTCCGTGGGCACCACGATTGGGCGATCCGGCGCCAGTCCCTGTTTTCCGCCGGCTATCCAACCGCCCCGATCAACGAGACACCGCACGCAGGCGAACCGCAACG AACCAGCGTGTGA
- the LOC121588069 gene encoding PDF receptor isoform X1: MVSTNGGPSTVAAAVAAAGTAAATAAAAAAAAAAGSASTLSTTDATQLFINTTLDSCALKYEEFVIPNTVPYCNWTWDSILCWPPTPANLTIRQRCPPAHGIDTSKFAERRCSAEGQWEGKPGSPPTLHGWTNYTPCYSPEVIQLFRKLYASGSDDEANDKFDIAERTRTLETVGFSLSLVALIVSLVIFCKFRGLRNNRTRIHKNLFVAMVIQVVIRLTVYIDQAIIRSGGKKGNESSRQGIDNTLFLCEASYVLLEYARTCMFMWMFIEGLYLHNVVTVTVFQGRFPHKLYAIVGWGGPLILTVIWAIITAQYIRQQKCWWGYNLTPYYWILEGPRLAAVVLNFIFLLNIIRVLIVKLRQSHTSDVEQVRKAVRAAVVLVPLLGITNILNMTQAPLDKTALEFAIWSYVTHFLSSFQGFFIALLYCFLNGEVRTALMKSISVYLSLRGHHDWAIRRQSLFSAGYPTAPINETPHAGEPQRTPNTNNNNNNNNNSSRNAASNNLLAGAASSNNHHTANGGMASGNANGFRCGWFSRCFSVQKHTNPSAPEPAPPETSV, encoded by the exons ATGGTGTCAACAAACGGTGGCCCTTCtactgtcgctgctgctgttgccgctgccggtactgctgctgctactgcggctgccgctgctgctgctgctgcggcgggTTCCGCGTCCACCCTCAGCACCACTGATGCGACACAACTGTTCATCAACACAACGCTTGACTCATGTGCCCTTAAATATGAAGAGTTCGTTATACCGAATACAG TTCCTTACTGCAACTGGACCTGGGATAGCATACTATGCTGGCCCCCGACACCAGCCAATTTGACAATAAGACAGCGATGCCCTCCAGCACACGGAATCGATACCTCAA AGTTTGCCGAACGACGATGCAGTGCCGAAGGACAGTGGGAGGGCAAACCGGGCTCCCCGCCAACCCTTCACGGATGGACCAACTATACGCCCTGCTACAGCCCGGAAGTTATACAACTGTTTAGAAAGCTTTACGCCAGCGGCAGCGACGACGAAGCGAAT gacAAGTTTGACATTGCCGAGCGAACGCGCACACTGGAGACGGTGGGATTTAGTCTTTCACTAGTAGCGTTAATTGTTTCGTTAGTCATATTTTGTAAATTTCG CGGTCTGCGCAACAACCGGACGCGAATACACAAAAATCTGTTCGTTGCCATGGTGATACAGGTGGTGATCCGCCTGACCGTATACATTGACCAAGCGATCATACGCAGCGGTGGCAAGAAAGGCAACGAAAGCTCCCGCCAAGGAATCGATAACACT CTTTTCCTGTGCGAAGCGTCGTACGTGCTGCTGGAGTACGCCAGGACCTGCATGTTTATGTGGATGTTTATAGAGGGACTATATTTACACAACGTAGTGACGGTGACAGTATTCCAGGGAAGATTTCCCCACAAGCTTTACGCGATCGTCGGTTGGGGCGGCCCACTCATACTGACCGTCATCTGGGCCATCATAACCGCGCAGTACATCCGGCAGCAGAA ATGCTGGTGGGGATACAACTTGACGCCTTATTACTGGATTTTGGAAGGTCCAAGACTAGCAGCTGTCGTG ttaaatttcatatttctACTCAACATTATACGAGTGCTGATCGTGAAGCTGCGCCAAAGCCACACCAGCGACGTGGAGCAGGTCCGGAAAGCGGTCCGGGCGGCGGTCGTCCTCGTGCCGCTGCTCGGCATCACCAACATACTGAACATGACGCAGGCACCGCTCGACAAGACGGCCCTCGAGTTTGCCATCTGGTCGTACGTGACGCACTTTCTCAGCTCCTTCCAGGGATTCTTCATCGCGCTGCTGTACTGCTTCCTGAACGGGGAG GTACGGACGGCACTGATGAAAAGCATCAGCGTGTACCTGTCGCTCCGTGGGCACCACGATTGGGCGATCCGGCGCCAGTCCCTGTTTTCCGCCGGCTATCCAACCGCCCCGATCAACGAGACACCGCACGCAGGCGAACCGCAACG CACCCCCAAcaccaacaataacaacaacaacaataataatagcaGCAGAAACGCCGCCAGCAACAATCTGCTGGCCGGGGctgccagcagcaacaaccatcACACCGCCAACGGTGGTATGGCCAGCGGCAACGCGAACGGTTTCCGGTGCGGCTGGTTTAGCCGCTGCTTTTCagtacaaaaacacaccaaccCGTCCGCACCGGAGCCGGCCCCGCCCGA AACCAGCGTGTGA